A region of Carassius auratus strain Wakin chromosome 41, ASM336829v1, whole genome shotgun sequence DNA encodes the following proteins:
- the LOC113059860 gene encoding uncharacterized protein LOC113059860 isoform X1: MPGETADRSGPTEGLLDSGDPQSELPGPDLSGQTSSSSASTPTDSASSPSPSSPPKVSPQCTPFGPRLVMAKPTTYPRPQPEGASFELEGYSGNIGRPAGRFGRGACRRGPVKMERIKVLTGSEIESDFQEPETMDSRVVMGQEALLRNMDTQSGVLIGNQIGQETPSSGHQPPEPSMKCHIGLDENVKLDTGQVSSTADQAKTSVPEQEKSISQVLECQVLESKVRDAELTESRTLFSDNEGEPLSLSQGEVPSLSFSEPPYVVDPQRIGVLPGLDPDRYYTAPSTPIKMAYCSHRKQQWRPGSPSQSPGSPTDESDLCSPPTSPSGSYMTAEGGSWTSYTSSTSHSCSPNLTAEAELQEAPACYVESLSEIGDEFGDDRTGNERDTCLGKPDMPELLQDVACEVDILTRDTCSPHWVIEHVSTPENSSNRRKTNCQEDTGVSEGSLRPRDIQKTPDATQTFNDSHQSLEIDFNACFSEPSVSIDHPIIPDDYTSTALHTGSKTPVTHSPETVDIESNSGSLYLGASAPLFHGYSGEDGLGSDAMFPASMLPFHGSLIIQADSMDITLFPTDDEQGNDVDAYAAGEEEADVDEYDDEDGEDECDVEVVANDEAQQQEAPLRFGREVEDPNEDDTSASFLNSLSENSINEGVDESFAFQDDTEGSIDSTSYNGDEDDHLYATEKHAELSQQFPGPDEPVQSVSHAKPESSGSESEMEISSGSSELPHVELQENLADCSGHGGSVITQQISETSLLKGELSKELTAQIKAMDEEEKQSTGPSTVMVTSEKGQQIATDNPTLPVDQDKVEQNSSTTDSCVAGATAATDADMCYKTNIDDSQELDKKNGNSMESAEVIIASSLQSTETATNDLNKGVPQLTYLDDCSPTNIPVCAYPELCDVSDNLKSTDVLPFERSMNQDNLTENQPGNDDVNHTSQNMSCSTYSRLVISPKKENSESYMTEEELYSESWTPRDPLSLGECCDFEAENLLMCEIARSVQSKGLPVSHNIASGEDIVGDEEDNNRYCELQEKMTDIDVGEAESNIASWRSIQDLSEAGGGEDDANNLQNPESNPLIDCSSDKGPVPLWNDPEKTSTPLILSAPSELTLNMLSDDAKDVKDQTANTDFNIPEDLSSDTLRKESVEIMSEQPQDLESSQEPDNVTLKTTISSEHADLCGSSSKTVISNQSDNLGLVSNQGHSNSQQITLTNTVSVLENKLTFNLQGGSFGTFTFRKKPTDIKIVDPSEATIPQQMSVSHKKTSNPCDVASNEVVGEKVIQLRAHIKNETLTDEAKTTDRQLLEQETTTDAQDQETDKSDSHEKGKEGLKTCHMSKREGQCLTENVSFLDQNKNLDGVSHKSGLSQDDSDEATPNTAQIANSGHATKPKLIDALKTNTTDLVSIENVKIQCQGKEMETTGNQAPHFEIFSMREEFCETPQKDDVSITESTELNQTPEQSMFHCPDPSCIEPKESVHTEPVVVTQTTDLTRPDGQKELSDSSLSRGSLTESTRDINDNHVGGSSFLREDSSDQGSVSPTCSSTVVQEKDLSTPIQESQPIHDISQTSAAFSHIQPAPDSKPSQPDYQSPLQTPEISSMESEAREKVERTPTLVPTQDTYDHARERTVMTAKPCRHENPPVVCKGVKGHQTEQSQSTTSTGQTDSTHVQRTLNQSDEKEMLPCISPRPESLVKTQQKQAERLSIERDVCPISYRSKGPEDVDLPFKNNIGSGNETDSDGSIPELEEPNGTLLRPSNPQLSHSPADESVSRAKQSRSEKKARKAMSKLGLKQIHGVTRITIRKSKNILFVITRPDVFKSPASDIYIVFGEAKIEDLSQQVHKAAAEKFKVPLDPSPLPSDITPSLTIKEESEEEEELDEGGLEQRDIELVMAQANVSRAKAVRALRHNKNDIVNAIMELTM, from the exons ATGCCTGGAGAGACAGCAGATCGGAGCGGCCCCACAGAGGGCCTTTTGGACTCTGGAGACCCACAATCAGAGCTGCCAGGACCAG ATCTGTCTGGTCAAACATCCAGCTCTTCAGCCTCAACTCCAACAGACAGTGCCTCCAGTCCTTCTCCCAGCAGCCCCCCAAAAGTCTCCCCACAATGTACTCCTTTTGGACCCCGCCTGGTAATGGCCAAACCAACCACATATCCTCGCCCACAGCCTGAAGGTGCAAGTTTTGAATTAGAAGGGTATTCTGGAAATATCGGCCGACCAGCAGGGCGGTTTGGTAGAGGAGCCTGCAGACGAGGTCCTGTGAAAATGGAACGGATCAAAGTCCTAACTGGATCAGAAATAGAAAGTGACTTTCAAGAGCCAGAGACCATGGACTCAAGGGTGGTAATGGGGCAAGAGGCTCTTCTGAGAAACATGGACACACAAAGTGGAGTGCTGATAGGAAATCAGATAGGTCAAGAAACACCTAGTTCAGGACATCAGCCACCAGAACCTTCCATGAAATGTCACATTGGGCTAGATGAAAATGTGAAGCTAGATACTGGTCAGGTGAGCTCTACTGCAGATCAGGCTAAGACTTCAGTTCCAGAACAGGAGAAAAGCATAAGTCAGGTACTTGAATGTCAAGTCCTAGAGTCCAAAGTGAGAGATGCTGAATTGACAGAAAGCAGGACTCTTTTCTCAGACAATGAGGGAGAGCCACTGTCTTTATCTCAGGGTGAAGTGCCTTCCTTGTCATTTTCCGAGCCTCCCTATGTTGTTGACCCACAACGCATTGGTGTCCTTCCAGGACTGGATCCGGATCGCTACTATACAGCCCCTTCCACCCCCATTAAGATGGCTTACTGCTCACATCGCAAGCAACAGTGGCGCCCAGGGAGCCCAAGCCAAAGTCCAGGATCTCCAACTGATGAGTCTGATCTGTGCTCCCCTCCTACCTCTCCCTCTGGTTCCTACATGACTGCTGAGGGAGGCAGCTGGACTTCATACACCTCCAGCACCTCCCACTCCTGCTCTCCAAACTTAACAGCTGAGGCAGAGTTGCAAGAAGCTCCTGCTTGCTATGTGGAGTCCCTCTCAGAGATCGGCGATGAGTTTGGAGATGATCGAACTGGTAACGAGAGGGATACTTGTCTGGGTAAACCTGATATGCCGGAGTTGCTGCAAGATGTTGCCTGTGAAGTGGATATACTAACAAGGGACACCTGTAGTCCACACTGGGTTATAGAACATGTTTCCACACCAGAGAACAGCAGCAACAGGAGAAAAACAAACTGCCAGGAGGACACAGGGGTGTCCGAGGGCTCTCTGAGGCCTAGAGATATCCAGAAAACACCTGATGCAACTCAAACTTTTAATGATTCACATCAAAGTCTTGAAATAGATTTCAATGCCTGTTTCTCAGAGCCATCTGTGAGCATTGATCACCCTATAATACCAGATGACTATACATCTACTGCACTGCATACAGGGAGCAAAACCCCTGTCACCCACTCTCCAGAGACTGTAGACATAGAAAGTAATAGCGGTAGTTTATATCTTGGTGCCTCTGCTCCTCTGTTCCATGGCTATTCTGGAGAGGATGGGCTTGGGAGTGATGCAATGTTTCCTGCTTCTATGTTGCCTTTCCACGGAAGCTTGATAATCCAGGCAGATTCAATGGATATAACCCTGTTCCCCACGGATGATGAGCAAGGAAATGATGTGGATGCATATgctgctggagaagaggaagccGATGTAGATGAGTATGATGATGAGGACGGTGAAGATGAGTGTGATGTTGAAGTTGTGGCTAATGATGAGGCACAGCAACAAGAGGCACCTTTGAGGTTTGGAAGGGAAGTGGAAGACCCAAATGAAGATGACACCTCTGCATCTTTCCTAAATTCCCTTTCAGAGAATTCAATAAACGAGGGTGTAGATGAGTCCTTTGCATTTCAGGATGACACTGAGGGCTCAATTGATTCCACGTCTTATAACGGGGATGAAGACGACCATTTGTACGCCACAGAGAAGCATGCAGAACTCTCCCAACAGTTCCCTGGGCCGGATGAACCTGTACAGTCAGTAAGCCATGCAAAACCTGAATCGTCTGGCAGTGAGAGTGAAATGGAAATATCCTCTGGTTCATCTGAACTTCCACATGTAGAACTTCAAGAGAATCTAGCAGACTGCAGTGGTCATGGTGGAAGCGTAATCACACAGCAAATTTCAGAAACATCGTTGCTGAAGGGTGAGCTTTCAAAAGAATTGACTGCACAGATCAAAGCAATGGACGAGGAAGAAAAACAGAGTACAGGTCCCTCAACAGTCATGGTAACATCAGAGAAAGGACAGCAGATCGCCACAGATAATCCAACATTACCTGTTGATCAAGACAAAGTGGAACAAAATTCTAGTACAACTGATTCCTGTGTGGCAGGTGCTACAGCTGCTACAGATGCTGACATGTGCTACAAGACTAACATAGATGATAGCCAGGAACTGGATAAGAAAAATGGAAATAGTATGGAGTCAGCAGAAGTCATCATTGCATCATCATTGCAGTCAACAGAAACCGCAACCAATGACCTAAATAAGGGAGTCCCCCAACTAACATACCTGGATGACTGCAGCCCCACAAACATTCCAGTTTGTGCCTATCCTGAACTGTGTGATGTGTCAGATAATTTAAAATCAACTGATGTCTTACCATTTGAACGTTCCATGAATCAAGACAATCTGACAGAGAATCAACCTGGCAATGATGATGTAAACCATACCTCTCAAAATATGTCCTGCTCCACATACAGCAGGCTTGTCATTTCGCCAAAGAAAGAGAACTCTGAGAGCTATATGACAGAAGAGGAACTTTACTCTGAGAGTTGGACACCAAGGGACCCCTTGTCTTTAGGTGAATGCTGTGACTTTGAGGCTGAAAATCTGCTCATGTGTGAGATAGCCAGATCAGTGCAGAGTAAAGGTTTACCTGTCTCTCATAACATTGCGTCTGGAGAAGACATTGTGGGTGATGAGGAGGACAACAACAGATATTGTGAACTCCAAGAGAAAATGACAGACATTGATGTTGGTGAGGCTGAGTCAAACATTGCCAGCTGGAGATCGATTCAAGATCTTTCAGAGGCAGGAGGGGGAGAGGATGATGCAAATAACCTTCAAAATCCAGAGAGCAATCCACTCATAGATTGCAGTTCAGATAAGGGTCCAGTGCCATTGTGGAATGATCCAGAAAAAACTTCCACACCCTTAATCCTGAGTGCTCCATCAGAACTTACATTGAATATGCTTTCAGATGATGCCAAAGATGTGAAAGATCAAACTGCAAATACAGACTTCAACATTCCAGAGGATTTATCTTCAGACACATTAAGGAAGGAAAGTGTTGAAATAATGTCTGAACAGCCTCAGGATCTGGAATCTAGTCAAGAACCTGATAATGTCACATTAAAAACAACCATTTCCTCAGAACATGCAGATCTTTGCGGATCTTCTTCAAAAACAGTCATTTCTAACCAATCAGATAATCTTGGCCTAGTTTCAAATCAGGGTCATTCAAATTCTCAACAAATAACCCTAACAAACACTGTATCAGTCTTGGAAAACAAGCTCACATTCAACTTGCAAGGAGGCTCGTTTGGTACCTTCACATTCAGAAAGAAACCAACAGATATAAAGATTGTTGACCCCTCAGAAGCAACAATTCCCCAACAGATGTCTGTCTCACATAAAAAGACATCAAACCCCTGTGATGTGGCTTCAAATGAGGTTGTGGGGGAGAAAGTAATTCAGTTAAGAGCACACATCAAAAATGAAACATTAACAGATGAAGCTAAAACCACTGATAGACAACTTCTTGAACAAGAGACTACAACTGATGctcaggatcaggaaacagaTAAATCTGACTCACATGAGAAGGGAAAAGAGGGACTGAAAACATGTCACATGTCAAAGAGAGAGGGACAATGTTTAACAGAGAACGTTTCTTTTCTGGATCAGAACAAAAATCTTGATGGTGTTTCACATAAATCAGGTCTTTCCCAAGATGACAGTGATGAGGCAACACCAAACACAGCACAGATTGCTAATTCTGGTCATGCCACAAAACCAAAGTTAATTGATGCGCTTAAAACCAACACTACAGATTTAGTATCAATTGAAAATGTAAAGATCCAGTGCCAAGGAAAGGAAATGGAGACAACAGGTAATCAAGCTCCAcactttgaaatattttcaatGAGAGAGGAATTTTGTGAAACTCCACAGAAAGATGATGTCTCTATAACAGAGAGCACTGAACTTAACCAAACACCAGAACAATCAATGTTTCACTGCCCTGACCCAAGCTGTATTGAGCCTAAAGAGTCTGTTCATACAGAGCcagttgttgtaactcagacaACAGACCTTACAAGGCCAGATGGGCAAAAAGAACTTTCAGACAGTTCTCTGAGCAGAGGAAGTTTGACAGAAAGCACAAGAGACATCAATGACAATCACGTAGGGGGCAGTTCATTCCTCAGGGAGGACAGCTCAGACCAAGGCAGTGTCTCTCCAACATGTTCATCCACTGTTGTCCAGGAGAAGGATCTCTCTACCCCCATTCAGGAGTCACAGCCCATCCATGACATCTCCCAAACATCTGCTGCCTTCTCACATATTCAGCCAGCTCCTGACAGCAAACCCAGCCAACCTGATTATCAAAGTCCTCTTCAGACTCCTGAAATAAGCAGTATGGAATCAGAAGCAAGGGAAAAAGTGGAACGAACACCAACTTTGGTTCCTACTCAAGACACATATGATCATGCAAGAGAGAGAACAGTCATGACAGCAAAACCATGCAGACATGAGAACCCTCCAG tAGTATGCAAAGGAGTCAAGGGCCACCAAACAGAACAGTCCCAGTCCACAACATCCACTGGACAAACAGACAGTACCCATGTCCAAAGAACACTGAATCAGTCAGATGAAAAAGAGATGCTCCCCTGCATCAGTCCACGACCAGAATCCTTGGTAAAAACTCAGCAAAAGCAAGCTGAGCGACTGAGTATAGAGCGAGACGTGTGCCCAATTAGCTACAGATCAAAAGGCCCAGAGGATGTGGATCTCCCCTTCAAAAACAATA taGGTTCAGGTAATGAAACAGACAGTGATGGTTCAATACCTGAGCTAGAGGAACCCAATGGGACATTGCTGAGGCCCTCAAATCCACAG ttatcacaCTCTCCTGCTGATGAGTCAGTGAGCAGAGCCAAACAGAGTCGAAGTGAGAAAAAAGCACGTAAG GCAATGTCAAAGCTCGGGCTGAAACAGATCCACGGAGTGACACGCATCACCATTCGGAAGTCCAAGAATATTCTTTTTGTTATTACACGTCCAGATGTGTTCAAAAGCCCTGCTTCAGATATTTACATAGTCTTTGGAGAGGCCAAG ATTGAAGACCTGTCACAGCAGGTGCACAAGGCAGCGGCAGAGAAATTTAAGGTTCCTCTTGACCCCTCACCTCTCCCATCAGACATCACACCAAGCCTGACCATAAAAGAAGAGAgcgaggaagaagaggag CTGGATGAGGGCGGGCTGGAGCAGAGAGATATTGAGTTGGTGATGGCACAGGCCAATGTGTCTCGAGCTAAAGCCGTTCGTGCACTGCGCCACAACAAGAATGACATCGTCAATGCCATTATG GAGCTGACCATGTAA